The uncultured Desulfovibrio sp. region TGGTGGAAGACGCCTCGCGCCGCGCCCTGAGCGATGGCGTAAGCCTGCGCGGCATTCTGGAAGAACTCATTGAACGCAAGGGGCTAATTCAGGCTGGTGTGGTACTCATGGGCTACCTGAATCCTTTTCTGCAATATGGCTACGAAAAGCTGGCGCGGGACGCCGCGCGCGGCGGCGTGCATGGTTTTATCGTGCCTGATCTGCCCTATGAAGAGGCCGGGCCACTGCGTGAAGCCCTGAAAAAAGAAGGCATTGCCCTCATTCCTCTGGTTGGCCCCAATACCAGCGCGGAACGCATGGCCCTCTATGACAGCGTGGGCGAAGGCTATGTGTACGTGGTTTCGGTCATGGGCATCACTGGCGAACGCAACGACCTTGCGCCCCAGGTGGCAGTGACCATGCGGCGTGCGCGTTCTGCTTTCAAGCTACCGCTGGCTCTTGGCTTTGGCCTGCGTGAGCCTTCGCAGCTTGAGGCTCTTTCGCCCGATGCACGGCCAGATGCCGTTGTTTTCGGCAGCGCCCTGCTCAAGCATATTGACGCAGGCAACAGCGCCGCAGAATTTCTGGCCCGCTGGAAGTAGCTGGGAATAGAAGCTTTTTTATCGTCCTTTGCACAAAATCAGGGCGCTTTTCCGCAGGGGAGAGCGCCCTTGTTATTTGTATTGAAATTTATTTTCAAAAATATGATCCAGACCTCTTGACTTTGAAATTCTTTTTCAATTAAAAGAGAGGCACAGAGCAACACCACCCGCGCAAAATTGAGCAGTGCGGCAAAAGACGGAGGATCATATGTGCGTAACCCTGATAGGCGGTATGGACCGACTGAAACAAGACTACATGGCGGCGGCGGAGCAGGACGGACATTCCCTGAAGTTCATTACCCGCAATGAGCGCAATTTTGTGGACAAAATCGGCAACCCTGACGCCATGATCGTGTTCACCAATAAAATTTCGCACGAAGCCAAACGCAAGGCCGTGCAGGTGGCGCGTTCGCGCAACATCCCTCTGCAAATGGTTCATTCGTGCGGCGTATCTTCCCTGCGTGAATGCCTCAAGGGCGCATAGACTGCTGAAGGAGCGTTCTTCAATGCAGAACTGCCAACCCGGTGACGGGATGGGAGGCCGTTGACCAAGGTCGGCGGCCTCCCGTTTTTTTGCAGGTCACTGCTTGGGGCAACATTTGAGGCGGGGGGAATCTGGCTGGGCGCGGGTGTATTGGGCATGAGCTCAATTGGCTGAGTAAAGTTGCGGAAAATTAGTATCCATCGCTTGACATTTGGGGGGCAGGTAGCTAAATCAATCAGGACTTTGGAATTGAATTTCAATTTTTTGAGCAGCGCCTTTCCTGAGACACTTCGGCAGGATCGAAAACAGGTCG contains the following coding sequences:
- the trpA gene encoding tryptophan synthase subunit alpha — encoded protein: MNILEQKIRDAKAAGRPALIPFLTAGFPDQSTFWPTLMELDEGGADIIEIGVPFSDPVADGPVVEDASRRALSDGVSLRGILEELIERKGLIQAGVVLMGYLNPFLQYGYEKLARDAARGGVHGFIVPDLPYEEAGPLREALKKEGIALIPLVGPNTSAERMALYDSVGEGYVYVVSVMGITGERNDLAPQVAVTMRRARSAFKLPLALGFGLREPSQLEALSPDARPDAVVFGSALLKHIDAGNSAAEFLARWK
- a CDS encoding DUF2325 domain-containing protein; this translates as MCVTLIGGMDRLKQDYMAAAEQDGHSLKFITRNERNFVDKIGNPDAMIVFTNKISHEAKRKAVQVARSRNIPLQMVHSCGVSSLRECLKGA